The proteins below come from a single Aphanothece sacrum FPU1 genomic window:
- the pstB gene encoding phosphate ABC transporter ATP-binding protein PstB: MVTNVVTETVLKTEKLNVFYGSNLAVREVSLEIPLNKVVAFIGPSGCGKSTVLRCFNRMNDLIPSARIDGKITFRGHDIYAQKVDPVNLRCRIGMVFQKPNPFPKSIYENIAFGARLNGFKGDMDELVEISLKKAVIWDETKDKLHQSGLALSGGQQQRLCIARTIAVKPEVILMDEPCAALDPISTLKIEELMHELKKEYTIVIVTHNMQQASRVSDLTAFYNAEPTPKGGKVGYLVEYDRTEIIFQNPAQKSTRDYVSGRFG, from the coding sequence ATGGTAACTAATGTGGTAACAGAAACTGTCTTGAAAACCGAAAAACTCAATGTTTTTTACGGTTCCAATTTAGCCGTTAGAGAAGTTTCCCTAGAGATTCCTCTTAATAAAGTAGTCGCCTTTATTGGCCCTTCTGGTTGTGGAAAAAGTACGGTTTTACGGTGTTTTAACCGGATGAATGATTTAATTCCTAGTGCCAGAATAGATGGCAAAATTACCTTTAGAGGTCACGATATTTACGCCCAAAAAGTTGACCCTGTTAACTTACGATGTCGTATTGGTATGGTCTTTCAAAAACCCAATCCTTTCCCGAAATCAATCTACGAAAATATTGCGTTTGGGGCGAGATTAAATGGGTTTAAAGGGGACATGGATGAGTTAGTAGAAATCTCCCTGAAAAAAGCGGTTATTTGGGATGAAACTAAAGATAAATTACACCAAAGTGGACTAGCTTTATCCGGGGGACAACAGCAAAGACTTTGTATTGCTAGGACTATTGCAGTTAAACCGGAGGTCATTTTAATGGATGAACCTTGTGCTGCCCTTGACCCTATTTCTACTCTAAAAATAGAAGAATTAATGCACGAATTAAAGAAAGAATATACCATTGTTATTGTTACCCATAATATGCAGCAAGCCTCACGGGTATCAGATTTAACCGCTTTTTATAATGCAGAACCCACACCAAAAGGTGGCAAGGTTGGGTATTTAGTGGAATATGATAGAACCGAGATAATTTTCCAAAATCCCGCCCAAAAATCCACCAGAGATTATGTTAGTGGAAGATTTGGGTAA
- a CDS encoding DUF2232 domain-containing protein, with product MNYPSDTPNQSSESESNWVDEDDTPSTIPPESCSEKTSSLTTSSVKTQKTLAMVETAFLASAGSLIWLINYYFPLGPVLTIFFPVPIALVYLRWGHRAAWMTALVSGLLLTVLMGPTRSIVFLIPHGLMGVQLGYCWRRGANWAFSLITGALIGTFGFFFRFWLFSILLGEDLWQYVITQMTGFVDWLFLTLGILAQPSFFLIEGLAVGLILVNSLVYLFAVHLVSLLVLDKLGNPIPRPPNWVKVILDYE from the coding sequence ATGAATTATCCTTCTGATACCCCTAATCAATCATCTGAGTCTGAATCTAATTGGGTTGATGAGGATGATACCCCTTCTACCATTCCCCCTGAGTCTTGTTCTGAAAAAACTTCATCTTTAACTACTTCTTCGGTTAAAACACAAAAAACCTTAGCGATGGTAGAAACGGCTTTTTTAGCTAGTGCTGGAAGTTTAATTTGGTTAATTAATTATTATTTCCCTTTGGGGCCAGTATTAACCATTTTTTTTCCGGTTCCTATTGCTTTAGTTTATCTACGCTGGGGACATCGGGCTGCTTGGATGACTGCTTTAGTTTCAGGACTTTTATTAACAGTATTAATGGGGCCAACTCGCAGTATTGTGTTTTTAATTCCCCACGGGTTAATGGGGGTTCAGTTGGGTTATTGTTGGCGACGGGGGGCTAATTGGGCATTTTCTCTAATAACTGGGGCTTTAATTGGAACCTTTGGTTTTTTCTTTCGTTTCTGGTTATTTTCAATTTTATTGGGGGAAGATTTATGGCAATATGTTATTACTCAAATGACTGGTTTTGTTGATTGGTTATTTCTAACATTAGGGATTTTAGCTCAACCTAGTTTTTTTCTCATTGAAGGTTTAGCTGTTGGCTTAATTTTAGTTAATAGTTTAGTCTATTTATTTGCGGTTCATTTAGTTTCTTTATTGGTTTTAGATAAGTTGGGTAATCCTATTCCTCGTCCTCCTAATTGGGTTAAAGTTATTTTAGATTATGAATAA
- a CDS encoding Crp/Fnr family transcriptional regulator: MEDQNNYRIQPSDIGILLEAAPFFAGLPSESLELLLGHAVIRSHPANRIILLENDWGGSVYFILEGWVKIRTHNVDGKEVTLNIVGKGEVIGEMAALEEVPRSTDAITLTPTMVSSIPSQDFVSLLHSDPIAGVRLAQLMAKRLRQLNRRLRLREADSLSRVADTLLFLAEGQGKHTEKGIEIPNLPHRELSSISGLARETVTRSLTKLEKKGLIKREDDILCISSLDGLEQIIS; the protein is encoded by the coding sequence ATGGAAGATCAAAACAACTATCGCATTCAACCGTCCGATATCGGGATTCTGTTAGAAGCAGCCCCTTTTTTTGCTGGATTACCGTCAGAGAGTTTAGAATTGCTCTTGGGTCATGCTGTGATTCGTAGCCATCCGGCTAATCGGATTATTTTGTTAGAAAATGATTGGGGTGGTTCAGTCTATTTTATTTTAGAAGGATGGGTTAAAATTCGGACTCACAATGTGGATGGAAAAGAAGTTACTCTTAATATTGTGGGAAAAGGGGAAGTTATTGGAGAAATGGCTGCTTTAGAAGAAGTTCCCCGTTCAACAGATGCTATTACTCTCACCCCAACGATGGTTAGCAGTATTCCCTCTCAAGATTTTGTTAGTCTTCTTCATAGTGACCCTATTGCTGGCGTTCGACTAGCTCAATTGATGGCCAAACGCTTACGACAACTCAATCGTAGACTACGTTTACGAGAAGCTGATAGTCTCTCACGGGTGGCGGATACTTTGTTATTTTTAGCCGAAGGACAAGGTAAACACACTGAAAAAGGCATAGAGATTCCTAATTTACCTCATCGTGAGTTAAGTAGTATCAGTGGTTTAGCTAGAGAAACTGTAACGCGATCGCTCACTAAATTAGAAAAAAAGGGTTTAATTAAGCGAGAAGATGATATTCTTTGTATTTCTTCTCTGGATGGTCTAGAACAGATTATTTCTTAA
- a CDS encoding DUF29 domain-containing protein: protein MTHIKIETYETDYYQWTIEQTQALRELVNTHQELKKLEALDWENIIEEIEALGRSDYQAVVSLLTRILQHRLKIDYAKKPECNHHWQAEIKAFSNTLKRRYSPSMKPKLETEWQGIYSDAVDLYLIDYPPSDIPLVCPYLLADLLP from the coding sequence ATGACTCACATAAAGATAGAAACTTACGAGACAGATTATTACCAATGGACAATAGAACAGACTCAAGCTTTGAGAGAACTTGTTAATACTCATCAGGAATTGAAAAAGTTAGAGGCATTGGACTGGGAAAATATTATTGAGGAGATCGAAGCTTTGGGACGTAGTGATTATCAAGCGGTAGTCTCTCTACTCACTCGTATTCTTCAACATCGTCTCAAGATTGATTACGCCAAAAAACCTGAGTGTAATCACCATTGGCAAGCTGAAATTAAAGCTTTTTCTAACACGCTTAAACGTCGATATAGCCCATCGATGAAGCCCAAATTAGAAACAGAATGGCAGGGTATATATTCAGATGCAGTTGACTTATATCTGATTGATTATCCTCCTTCTGATATTCCTTTAGTCTGTCCTTATTTGCTTGCGGATTTACTGCCTTAA
- the cobT gene encoding nicotinate mononucleotide-dependent phosphoribosyltransferase CobT, whose amino-acid sequence MINFQKSIKVYTELKLGNTWLEKYQNYSPIFSCILGFTATGLIPGISAAGATPEDRKYTALADAEFLIKGIQSHYQYPLPPLINGVSPVFITRAVVESCQIPIYLFNGGLLVNPNVPHINLGGLAANCLTTGKALPLATVYHLFQQGLEWGEKLAKQNPKSYLIISECVVGGTTTALAILTGLGINATGKVNSSHPQCNHQQKELIVEKGLINAEFYPILSPIDPFKLVAAVGDPMQIIAAGMAITASRYTGVLLAGGTQMLAVYGLIQAIINSTQETANLENIVVGTTRWVAEDLTGDTISLAESIGPVSLLGTQLNFTTSSYAQLRIYEQGYVKEGVGAGGCAIAAHLSYNWSQEKLLSAIENLLTMNYKL is encoded by the coding sequence ATGATTAATTTTCAGAAAAGTATTAAAGTTTATACTGAACTAAAACTAGGCAACACTTGGTTAGAAAAATATCAGAATTATTCGCCTATTTTTAGTTGTATTTTAGGTTTTACTGCTACCGGATTAATTCCTGGAATTTCGGCGGCGGGGGCAACCCCAGAAGACAGAAAATACACAGCTTTAGCTGATGCAGAATTTCTAATTAAAGGCATTCAATCTCATTATCAATATCCCCTACCTCCCTTAATTAATGGCGTTTCACCAGTCTTTATAACTCGCGCTGTGGTTGAATCTTGTCAAATTCCTATTTATTTATTTAATGGAGGATTACTTGTTAACCCCAATGTGCCTCATATTAATTTAGGGGGTTTAGCTGCTAATTGTTTAACTACTGGAAAAGCTTTACCATTAGCAACAGTTTATCATTTATTTCAACAAGGATTAGAATGGGGAGAAAAATTAGCAAAACAAAACCCAAAAAGTTATTTAATAATTAGTGAATGTGTGGTGGGAGGAACAACAACAGCTTTGGCAATTTTAACCGGATTAGGGATTAATGCTACTGGAAAAGTGAATAGTAGTCATCCTCAATGCAATCATCAACAAAAAGAATTAATTGTAGAAAAAGGACTTATTAATGCTGAATTTTACCCAATATTATCCCCTATTGATCCGTTTAAATTAGTTGCTGCAGTAGGAGATCCCATGCAAATTATAGCGGCTGGAATGGCCATCACCGCAAGTCGTTATACAGGGGTTTTATTAGCAGGAGGAACCCAAATGTTAGCGGTTTATGGGTTAATTCAAGCGATTATTAATAGTACCCAAGAAACAGCTAATTTAGAGAATATTGTAGTAGGAACAACTCGTTGGGTAGCAGAAGATTTAACGGGAGATACAATAAGTTTAGCTGAGTCTATTGGCCCAGTTTCGTTATTAGGTACTCAACTAAATTTTACGACTTCTTCCTATGCTCAATTACGAATTTATGAACAAGGATACGTTAAAGAAGGAGTGGGTGCAGGGGGTTGTGCGATCGCGGCTCATTTATCCTATAATTGGAGTCAAGAAAAGTTGCTCAGTGCTATTGAAAACCTTTTAACTATGAATTATAAATTATGA
- the pstB gene encoding phosphate ABC transporter ATP-binding protein PstB produces MDNIDQSVRPVMSTETVFSLENVDIYYGNYRAVRDINFTIPKNKVTAFIGPSGCGKSTILRCFNRLNDLIDSFRLDGKIAYHGENLYGSDIDPIEVRKYIGMVFQKPNPFPKTIYDNVAYGARVNRFKGDLDELVETSLKRAVLWDEVKDKLQESGFSLSGGQQQRLCIARTIAAQPEVLLMDEPCSALDPISTLKVEELMHELKENYTIVIVTHNMQQATRVADFTAFFNAEATQKGSKVGYLVEYDKTATIFSNPSQQSTRDYVSGKFG; encoded by the coding sequence ATGGATAATATAGATCAATCAGTCAGACCCGTTATGTCAACAGAAACAGTTTTTAGTTTAGAAAATGTCGATATTTATTACGGAAATTATCGAGCAGTTCGAGACATTAATTTTACCATTCCTAAAAATAAAGTAACTGCTTTTATTGGCCCTTCTGGTTGTGGAAAAAGTACAATATTACGATGTTTTAATCGACTCAATGACTTAATTGATAGTTTTCGTCTCGATGGAAAAATTGCCTATCATGGAGAAAATCTCTATGGGTCTGATATTGATCCCATAGAAGTCAGAAAATATATCGGAATGGTCTTTCAAAAACCCAATCCTTTCCCGAAAACTATTTACGATAATGTGGCTTATGGGGCAAGAGTTAATAGGTTTAAAGGAGATTTAGACGAATTAGTAGAAACATCCTTAAAACGGGCTGTTCTTTGGGATGAAGTGAAAGATAAATTACAAGAAAGTGGCTTTTCTTTATCAGGAGGGCAACAACAAAGACTTTGTATTGCTCGTACCATTGCGGCTCAACCAGAAGTTCTTTTAATGGATGAACCTTGTTCTGCATTAGACCCCATTTCTACCTTAAAAGTAGAAGAATTAATGCACGAACTCAAAGAAAATTATACCATTGTTATTGTCACCCACAATATGCAGCAAGCTACTCGTGTAGCTGATTTTACCGCCTTTTTCAATGCCGAAGCAACCCAGAAAGGAAGTAAAGTCGGTTATTTAGTAGAATATGACAAAACAGCAACGATTTTTTCTAATCCTTCTCAACAGTCTACCAGAGATTATGTTAGTGGAAAATTCGGTTAA